The nucleotide window TTCGTGGTTTTCGATAACCTGCGCGGCCGCGTGGCCTCTACCTTTTTCGAGTCTGCCCTGACCGCAGGCGGCCGCGTTCCCTGCCGCGTGCCGCACAAGGGGACCGTCGACGTGGACATTCGCCCGTTCTGTTTCGGCGCTACGTCCAACGGCATGGAGGCCACCGTAGACTTGGCAAACCGCTCCGTTATTACCCGCATCAGAAAGCGGCCCCCAGGTTATCAATTCAAGAAATGGCCCGAGGGCGACCTGCTCGATCACGTTAAAGCAAATCAGGCTTTTTACCTCGGCTGCATCTTTACCGTCGTCACCGAGTGGCTACGCCAAGGGCGGCCGGTTACAGGCGAGACGCGCCACGACTTCCGCCAATGGGTCCAGGCGCTCGACGCCATCGGCCAGACGATCTTTAAAACCGCGCCCATCATGGACGGCCACGAAGCGCACAAGGCCCGCGTGGCCAACCCTGCGTTGTCTTGGCTGCGGCAGGTGGCGCTCGATCTAGTGGCCCAAGCAAAAACAGGGTGGCTAACCGCTTCGCAGCTTTCCGAGGTGGCCAGTGATGCCGACATCCCGATTCCTGGCATCAGGCCAGAAGCTGCCGACGAGGACCGCGCCCGCGCAATCGGTCGGCTCATGGGTAAAATCTTCCGCGAAACCGCCGAGGTGGAGGTGGACGGCCTAAAAGTTATCCGCCTGGAGGAGTATAACGAAGCCCACCGTGGCCAGTCTTTTGCCTATCGGGTGGCCCCCTGCGGCAATACAGGGCTGCGGCAATACCCATAACCCCAAGGAAAATAGTCCTATTTTCTATAAAGTTATGCCCATTGCCGCAGACTTGAAACCGGTTGAACAGGCCCGCGCTTGGCTGGCCCATCAGCCCCCCGCCGTCTCTGGGCAGGATGGACACCGCGCAACTCTTCGCGTGGCCTCCCTGCTCCGCATCGGCTTCCGCTTGGGTGAAGGTGAAGTGGCGGCCCTCCTGGCCGATTACAGCCGCACCTGTTTGCCGCCGTGGTCGGAACGCGAGCAGGCCCACAAGGTGGCCTCTGCGTTTTCCACCGTGCCGCGTCACGCCCTCGGCTTCATGCTCGCCCCTGAGCGCCCAACGATCACCCGAGCCAAGCCAGTGGCGTCATCGGTTCGCCGCATCAGTTTAGGCGCTCCACTGCCAGCCCAGCCGACACCCCCAGCGCCTGCCGCCCGCCTGACCCCAGCCGAGGCACCACCTGGCATTTACTGCTCTGCGTGTTGGGCGAACGGCTACGCCGCGCCCGTCTGCGCTTGCGATTGCCCGCCATGGATTCCGCCCGTCTTGCCGCCCGAGCAAATCGAAGAGGCCCCCAGCGAAACCTGACACGACCCGAGCCCAACCCCCGAGGGGGCGGGGTGAAAGCCTACCGCTCACCAAACAAAGACCGCACTTGGTCTCTTCAGAAAAACAAACCGAGTTTCTATAGGGTGGGGGTCCCCCTCCCCCCCCCCCTACGGCCGCAAATTTCCAAAATGAACACCACAACCCATCCAAAATCCGAAAAATTCCTTTCACCCAAAGAACTAGTCGACGCCCTCGAAGCCCTTGGTTTCGCAGGCTTGGGGCATCGTGCCTGCATGGTGCTTGTCCGCGCCATGCGTGACGACAAGGCCCCGATCTTTCGGCACAAGTACGCCCGCCCCTCCGACGCCGCTGCGTGGCTTCTGGCGCATCCTACGTGGCGGCCACACGGCAAGAACCGCACAACCTCATGAGCACCCAAACGCCCGCCGTGCCCCGTGGCCTGCATCATAACGATGTCGCCCTTCTTTGGGGATGCTCTGTCCGCACGATTTTGCGCCTGATCCACAGCGGTGAACTTGAGGCCGCCCGCATTGGTCGGAAGACCTACATCGTCAGCCAGGTCGACGCCGCCGAGTTCTACGCGAGGCGCTCGGCTGGTTTGTCCGCCATTGGCACGTCGAAGAATGGCGGCCGGCCGTGGGGCGGGTAAATTTTGAGGCATGGCATCCACCCAACACCAAACACGCGGCCAAATCGTCGCCGCCCTCCCCGTAGCTCTCCGCGCTTCTGCCGAGGCGCTTTTCCGTTCTAACAGCATCAAGCCTTCCAGCCGCTCCGCATCCGGCGAGCCGCTGTTCTCGGCTTCACTGGTTCGTACCGCGATCGACACCACCGACGCAGAGACGCGAGCCGCCAAGAACGGCCTGCACCGGGTAGCCGCCCGAGCGCCCGGAGTCACCCGTTCCGCGAGTGGCGAAACCGACGGTCACAGCGGCATTCAGTTCTCCAGCAAGTAAAACACTAAAACAAAACCACCATGCCACTCTTCGCAGCCAAACAAGCCACCGCCGGGACTTCCACCGTATCAACGTCCATATCCGCAGGCGTTACCCAATTAAGCATCCACTGCCGAACAGCAAATGCCCGCTTTGCCGTCGGTTACGGAGCGCAAACCGCTTCCGCTACGACCGGCCATTTCATCGCAGCTGGCGAACGCCTTAAAATCGACATCCCATTGCCCACGGCCGCAGGCACCGCTCGAAACATCGCTTTCATTCGGGACAGCGCCGCTGTTGCTGACGCAGCAATCGAGATCACAGAAATCGCCTAACCGCCACCCATGTCCTTCCTCGATTTCATCAAACCCACCCGCGCCGAGAAAATCGTCCGCGTTAAAATCCTCTCCGCCACCATGGCTCGCCCCGCCGGGAAACTGGACACCCAGCACACCGCCGCCGGTTCCGTCCTCGATATGACCGAGGCCGACGCCCGCGATCTGGTTACAGACGGCACCGCCGAGCGCATCGGGCGCGTCGGTAACGACGGCCAACTGGTTCCCGCTGCCGACGCCCCAGCGAAGCCCGCCGCCCCCGAGCGAGCCAAGCCCGCGCCGCTGCCCGATTCGTTCAAGGGCCTGCCCGTTTCCTTCGCCAAGGCGTGGGAATATATCGCCAAGCGCCGCGCCATTGTCGCAGACCTCGAAGCCGCACGCGAGCGAGCCCTTCCAGCCGACTTCGTGGCCCTGAGTGGTTTCAAAGACGGCCTGAAATTCTACGCGCGCGCCGTCATCGGGGAAGTCGCTATCCTCGAGAAAATCGCCCTTGGAGATGCCGCCAAGGCCGCCGAAGATCACCTAAAAGCCCACGACGCGCGCGAAGGCTACCCGCTCGCCTGCCACCTGCTGGAAGCCAGTAAGGAAACGCTCTCGAAGATCGAAGCCGCAAACGCCGCGATTCACGAGCTGGCCGAAATCGCTTTCGATATTTTTGGGATACGCATTGCCGCCCTCGAACTTGCTGAGCCCCAACGCCGGAAGCTTTTTCAAGGAAGCGGTCTTTTCATGCGCTACGCCTCACATTCGTTAATTGGCCTGCATGGCGCGGTTTTCCTAGGCGGTGAAAACCCCACCCGTGCACTCGACTTGCCAATCGAAGGCATGGCCGCCGCCTATCACAACGCCGCCGCCCGGCTGGCCGAGGTCGAACCGTTACTTGTCCAGGCACGCGCCGAGCTGGCCGCCGCCCAAGGCGTCACGACCACCACCAAGGCCAAGCGCGCGGCCTAAGATTTTCCGGCCGCCTTTACTCATGGGGGCGGCCGGTTTTAGATGGACGGTAGCCCGCTTCCTTGGTGCAGGGAGCGGGCTTTTTTGTGTCCAAAGCAATCGTTTGCCAGTCGGTTGCTTCAGTGCCTAGAGTGTCGGCATGAGCGAAAGTCCTAAAAATGCCGTGGAGGTGTCGCCTTCACTGCTAATCGCCGTGGTTTTCTTGGCTATAGCCGCAGGGGTTCTCTTTCTCGGTCTATGCTTCGCGGTTGGCGTTATCCTCCCATGCGCTTTTTAATCCCCCTGCTCTCCGCCCTACTGCTGACCGGTTGCGCCTCAACCGGCACCACCTCCGCCCCGATCCCGACCACCTACCATGCCGACGCCGCAGGGCGCTACGCCGGCCGCGATGAGGTCCGCCCCAATGCCGCCACCGGAAAGCCGGAAACAATGCACTACGACGCGAAGGGGAAACATATCGGCATCAGCCGGTAGCTCTCCGCGATCCACGCAACCGGTGGAGTTGAAAAACCGGACACAAACCGGACGCAGTGTGAGGAAATCAGCTTATTTTAAGGCGAAAAACAGGCACAAAAAAGCCCTCTAACTGCTGGAGTTAAAGGGCTTGTGAAAATGGGGCGGCCTACGGGATTCGAACCCGCGACCCCTAGAATCACAATCTAGTGCTCTAACCAACTGAGCTAAGGCCGCCGTGAAGAGTTGAAGAAAATCACGAGCGCAACTGCGTCTGTCAACTCCTTCTTCTGCGGCTTTCCGATTGCTGATTTTGCCTCAAGGGACGACTGTTTTCACGCAATGCCCCGCGTCCGGATCGTCACCTATAACATCGCGCATGGCCGCGGTCTGGCTCCGATCCAGGGCATGACCTCGCGACGCCGTATCCGCGCGACTCTGATCAAGATCGCCCACCTGCTCGCCGAGTTGAAGCCCGACATCGTCGCGCTTCAGGAAATCGACGAAAATTCACGCTGGGCCGGGAATTTTAACCACTTGGATCTGCTGCGGGAATTCGGCGGCTTTGAGCACGCCGTTTTCGGCATCAACAATCGCCGCGCCGGCCTGCTCAATCTCAGCTACGGCAACGCGTTTCTCTCCCGTCATCCGATCACCGAGTGGGAAAACACCGCCTTCGGTAGCAGTCAGGTTGGCGAAAAGGGGTTTCTTTATGCGGAGATCGACGTGCTCGGGCGGCGGATTCCGGTTGCGAACATGCACCTTCACTACGGCTCGCGCCTGCTGCGTATCCGCCAAGTGGATCGGTTTTTGGCTTACCTTCATAACAAGCAGCGCGACCGTCGCCACCACTGGGCTATTTCGCCGGTCGTTTGCGGAGACCTGAACAACACGCGGCATGCCTCCGATGCCACGGCGACGCTGCTCAGTCACCTCCACGACTATGGCGACTACAGCCTGCACCCCCTGGATGGGCAAACATTCCCCTCGCCGCTGCCTTCGCGTGTACTCGATTTTGTCTTCCTTCCACCCGAAGCCGTGCACGTGCAAACCCAGATCCCGCGTATCTACTTTTCCGATCACCTGCCCGTGGTGGTCGACTTCGAGGTCGGCTGATTCCTCTCCTCGTTCGGTTTGCGCACGCCACGGATAGGGGGCGTGAGTGGACGCAAAAAAGCCGTCCTGAGTAGGGACGGCTTTTTTTGCGTAAATCCGCAGATGGGGCGGACGAAGCAAGGCTTAGGCGAACAGCTCTTCGGGTTTGAAGAAGCGGGCCAGCTCGATGCGGGCGTTCTCATCGCTGTCGGAGGCGTGGACGACGTTCTTCATCATCTCGGTGCCGTAGTCGCCGCGAATAGTGCCCTTGGCGGCCTTGCGGGAGTCGGTCGGGCCGAGCAAGTCGCGGATCTTGGCGACGACGTCATCGCCTTTGAGGGCGAGCACGATCACGGGGCTGGAGCTCATGAAGGCCTCGATTTCGGGATAAAACGGCTTGTCGGCCACGTGTGCGTAATGGGCGCGCAGCACCTCGGCGGAGAGGCGGATCATCTTGGTGCCAACGATCTCAAAACCAGCCTTTTCGAAGCGGTCGATCACGTTGCCGGCATGTTTGTTGGCCATGCAGTCTGGCTTTAGAATAACGAGGGATTTTTGCATAAACAAGATATCTTACGGCTCAGCCGGGCTCGGAGTGAAGCCTGATTTTAAAAAGCTTTCAGGGCATTTCGCGGAGCTGAGGGGTGCGGGCACAAAAAACCCGGCGCGCACGAGGCGGGCCGGGTTCGAGAGGAGCGGGCGCAGGCAGCGCCAGCGGGCGGATTACTTGCCGAGGCTGGCGCGCAGGCTGTCGAGCTGACCGGCGCTGCCGAGCAGCACGTTGCGGCTGGCGATGAACTTGGCGTACTCGACGATGAAGATCTTGCCCGGGGGGCGGAAGTCGAACTCGGAGGGCTTGTCGCGGAAGAACTCGCGGTGAACGCGGGTCCAGACCAGGCGGCCGTCGGTGTCGATGTTGATCTTGGTGACGCCGAGTTTGGCGGCGGGCAGGTATTCGTTGACGTCGACGCCCATGGAGCCGGCGATGGTGCCGCCAGCGGCGTTGATGCGAGCGACTTCGTCCTGGGGAACCGAGGAAGAGCCGTGCATGACGAGCGGGAAGCCTTCCATGCGGGCCTTGATCTTCTCAAGGACGTCAAAATGGAGGGACTGTTTGCCCTTGAACTTGAAGGCACCGTGCGAGGTGCCAATGGCGCAAGCGAGGGAGTCGCAGCCGGTTTGTTTAACAAATTCTTCGGCTTCGGCCGGGTCGGTGAGGCAGGAGTGGCCTTCTTCGACGACGATGTCCTCTTCGACACCACCGAGCATACCGAGCTCGGCTTCGACGGAGATGCCCTTGGCGTGGGCGCGATCAACGACACGCTTGGTGATCTCGACGTTCTTCTCGAACGGATCGTGGGAGGCGTCGATCATGACGGAGCTGAAGAAGCCGGAATCGATACAGTCGTAGCAGGTTTGCTCGTCACCGTGGTCGAGATGCACCGCGTAGATGGCCTCGGGGAAAATCTCGCCGGCAGAGCGAATGATCGCTTCGAGCATGCGCTTGTCGGTGTAATTACGGGCACCCTTCGAGATCTGGATAATGAAGGGGGCCTTGGAGTCGATAGCGCCCTTGAAAAGGCCCATCGCCTGCTCGGCGTTGTTGATGTTGTAGGCGCCAATGGCGTACTTGCCGTAGGCGTGCTTGAAGAGCTGTGCGGTGGTTACGATCATAGGTTGATTCGGTTAAGGAAGAGTCTCTACGTTACTGATCACGCGTAACTTGCCGCAAGGGTTTTCGCGATGCGGATCTTGGTTTCGTGTCCGCACGCTTTGCGGCGAAAC belongs to Opitutus sp. and includes:
- a CDS encoding helix-turn-helix domain-containing protein; translated protein: MSTQTPAVPRGLHHNDVALLWGCSVRTILRLIHSGELEAARIGRKTYIVSQVDAAEFYARRSAGLSAIGTSKNGGRPWGG
- a CDS encoding endonuclease/exonuclease/phosphatase family protein is translated as MPRVRIVTYNIAHGRGLAPIQGMTSRRRIRATLIKIAHLLAELKPDIVALQEIDENSRWAGNFNHLDLLREFGGFEHAVFGINNRRAGLLNLSYGNAFLSRHPITEWENTAFGSSQVGEKGFLYAEIDVLGRRIPVANMHLHYGSRLLRIRQVDRFLAYLHNKQRDRRHHWAISPVVCGDLNNTRHASDATATLLSHLHDYGDYSLHPLDGQTFPSPLPSRVLDFVFLPPEAVHVQTQIPRIYFSDHLPVVVDFEVG
- the ndk gene encoding nucleoside-diphosphate kinase; translation: MQKSLVILKPDCMANKHAGNVIDRFEKAGFEIVGTKMIRLSAEVLRAHYAHVADKPFYPEIEAFMSSSPVIVLALKGDDVVAKIRDLLGPTDSRKAAKGTIRGDYGTEMMKNVVHASDSDENARIELARFFKPEELFA
- a CDS encoding ketose-bisphosphate aldolase, producing the protein MIVTTAQLFKHAYGKYAIGAYNINNAEQAMGLFKGAIDSKAPFIIQISKGARNYTDKRMLEAIIRSAGEIFPEAIYAVHLDHGDEQTCYDCIDSGFFSSVMIDASHDPFEKNVEITKRVVDRAHAKGISVEAELGMLGGVEEDIVVEEGHSCLTDPAEAEEFVKQTGCDSLACAIGTSHGAFKFKGKQSLHFDVLEKIKARMEGFPLVMHGSSSVPQDEVARINAAGGTIAGSMGVDVNEYLPAAKLGVTKINIDTDGRLVWTRVHREFFRDKPSEFDFRPPGKIFIVEYAKFIASRNVLLGSAGQLDSLRASLGK